In Sediminispirochaeta bajacaliforniensis DSM 16054, the following proteins share a genomic window:
- a CDS encoding transposase, producing the protein MRYSRAIKESVLKKVLPPEKRSIREVALEYGINDQTIRNWIEQVNNGILNLDAELG; encoded by the coding sequence ATGAGGTACAGCAGAGCCATCAAAGAATCAGTCTTGAAAAAAGTCTTACCCCCTGAGAAGCGGAGTATCCGTGAGGTAGCCCTGGAATACGGCATAAACGATCAGACCATCCGAAACTGGATAGAGCAGGTAAATAACGGTATACTGAACCTGGATGCAGAGTTAGG